TGTAATAGGCACTGGTCGCGGCTTCCTGTTTGATCTTAAACCCGCGCTGTTGACGGGCGGCATCGGTAATAATGTTCAGCGTGCCCCCCACCGAGGCTATCGCCAAATTTGAGGCACCCAATCCGCGCTGCACCTGTATGGACGACGTCACATCGCTGAGAACATCCCAGTCAACCCAATAGACCCACCCGGTTTCCATATTGTTGACTGGCACGCCATTGACCATGACGGCGATGTTGCGCTGGTCAAATCCCCGCACATTGATGCGCGAATCGCCATCGCCACCGCCTTGCTCTGTCGCATAAACTCCCGGCGTATCGTTCAAAAGCATCGGCAGGCTGCGAGAGCCGAGTTTGCGATCTATATCGGATTTTGGCACATCGGAGAACGCAATGGGCGTTTCGCGCAATTTGGCGCGCGGCGCGCTCACAACGACCTCTTCAAACTGCATGGCTTCGGGCGTTAGCGCCACAGCCAACGCACCCATTCCCTCTTTTACAGTGATGGTATCGCGATATTCCTTATAGCCCACAAAGCTGATGACGAGCGTGTGGCTACCTTCGCTGACATTGGGAATCGCAAAATTTCCATCGAGGTCTGTGGCTGTTCCCCTCGCGTGCGTTTCCAAATAAACATTTGCGCCGATTAGCGATTCTCCGGTTTTCTCATCGCGCACCTGGCCGCTGAGCACGGCGGCGGACAGGGTTGCAGGCGCGAAAAACAAAAATATCAGGAAAATTTGCTTCATAAAAACCTCGTGTAATTACTGTGATATGGGGCGCGGCAATGCCGAAATATAGGTAGGCGATCTTCCTTAGACAACAGAGATTATCCGGCAATAGCGCGTGGTATGTAGAACTTTTAAAAAGAGACAGCGGTGAATTTCAGCCGGGCTTTGCAGGGGCAAATACCATTGCATCGCGTCCTGTAATTGATTAATCTGTGTGCGGAGGGGAATTCTTATGTTTGAGATAGACCGATCGGCATTTAAGGCGATTGGAGAGTCGGTTCATTTTGATCCGTTGGTCGATATTCGGCATCCGGAATTGGTGCGTGTTGGCGATGATGTGGCGTTTCACAATGGGGTTTTTGTAAATCCATGTGGCGCGTGGATCGATATTGGCAGTCACACGCATTTTGCGCCGTATAGCGTGTTGTACGGGCCTTTGACCATTGGCAATTATGTGGCGGTGGCGGCACATGTGGTTTTTGCGAGTGTGGGACATGGGTACGATCGAATCGATATTCCGATGGTGCAACAAAGGGTGCAAAAGCGGGAGATTGTCGTGGAGGATGATGTGTGGTTTGGTGCCAATGCCGTGGTTATTGGCGGGGTGCGTATTGGTGCGCATAGTATTGTGGGCGCGGGCGCGGTTGTGACGCGCGATGTGGAGCCGTATTCGGTGGTTGGAGGCACACCGGCTCGGTTGATCAGGAAGCGAGATGAGAGAGAGGAGAGGAATCCGAGATGACAGGGCGCGAATATTTAGAATCGATTATGCCGACGCGCGAGATGGTGGATCATTTTGTGACGCCTGCGAAGGCAGATGTGCCAGCGGAGTTGGCGAGGATTATGTGTAATAATGCACAGTCGGCGTTTGATCCCGAGATCGGATGGGTGGTTTGTGATGGGTTTCGCGGGGGTGGGGTGGATGATTCGCGCGGATTTTACGCTTATCAGAAAGACGGTGCGCGGCAGGTGGTTAATTACGCGGATCGCCCGTGCCGCATTCATACGTATGGGAATAGTTTTACGCATTGCGATCAGGTGAGCAATGGGGAGACGTGGCAGGAGTATTTGGCCGCGCATTTGCTGGAACCTGTTCGCAATTACGGCATTGGCGGGCACAGTGTGTATCAGGCGTATCGGCGAATGTTGATTGTGGAGCGGGAATATCCCGCCGAGTACGTGATTTTGAATGTGTGGGATGACGATCACTTTCGCAATTTGGACGCATGGCGGTCCATTCGCATGGGAAGACAGGGGCGGTTTACGCTGCCGCATTTGCGCGTGAATCTGGAAAGTGGAACCGTGGAAGAGCGCGAGAATTTGTGCAAGACGCCCGAGGAACTCTATCGGCTGTGCGATGCGGATTGGGTGTGGGAGATGTTTGGCGATGATCCGATTTTGCATGCGGTTATGGCGCGTAGGGGCAGTGCGGAAGATGCGTCGGCTATGGCGCAGAGTATGGGGGGAGAATTCGAGAATGCGGGATCGGATGCCGAGGTCTATAGCTTGCATACCGAGGCGGCTTTGTTTGCGACGCGGTTTGTAATTGAAAAGGTAGAGGCATTTACAAAGGCCAATG
The nucleotide sequence above comes from Gemmatimonadota bacterium. Encoded proteins:
- a CDS encoding acyltransferase, which produces MFEIDRSAFKAIGESVHFDPLVDIRHPELVRVGDDVAFHNGVFVNPCGAWIDIGSHTHFAPYSVLYGPLTIGNYVAVAAHVVFASVGHGYDRIDIPMVQQRVQKREIVVEDDVWFGANAVVIGGVRIGAHSIVGAGAVVTRDVEPYSVVGGTPARLIRKRDEREERNPR